In Promicromonospora sp. Populi, one genomic interval encodes:
- a CDS encoding DUF6036 family nucleotidyltransferase: MNGNHAGFNADQIRQLLTELGERLGSNGFVGELYIVGGSAMALAYDRDRLTRDIDAVYAPKSEVFAEAQRMAAERDELDDGWLNDAMKGFLTANPDNEARVVLTTPGLTVLVASARRLLAMKILAARAERDSDDILTLCRHAGVKSIEEVLAIAESEYGNRLEPKSKFLAIELLQDHLPMSLDG; the protein is encoded by the coding sequence GTGAACGGCAACCATGCCGGGTTCAACGCCGACCAGATCCGCCAGCTCCTCACCGAGCTCGGCGAACGTCTGGGCTCCAACGGCTTCGTCGGAGAGCTCTACATCGTCGGCGGCTCGGCGATGGCGCTCGCCTACGACCGTGACCGCCTCACTCGTGATATCGATGCCGTCTACGCCCCGAAGTCCGAGGTGTTCGCAGAAGCACAGCGCATGGCGGCTGAGCGGGACGAGCTCGACGACGGCTGGCTCAACGACGCGATGAAGGGCTTTCTCACCGCGAACCCGGACAACGAAGCACGGGTTGTGCTCACGACACCCGGGCTCACCGTCCTCGTCGCCTCTGCGAGACGGCTGCTTGCGATGAAGATCCTCGCCGCCCGCGCTGAACGAGACTCAGACGACATACTCACCCTGTGCCGCCACGCTGGCGTGAAGTCCATCGAGGAAGTCTTGGCCATCGCCGAGTCCGAGTACGGGAACCGCCTGGAACCCAAGAGCAAGTTCCTGGCGATCGAGTTGCTCCAGGACCACTTGCCAATGAGCCTCGACGGCTGA